One genomic segment of Pseudonocardia sp. T1-2H includes these proteins:
- a CDS encoding sugar transferase → MTPIATGRFARVLDVLIALVLLILLGVLMLLIVAAIRLESRGPALFRQRRVGRGGRPFTMLKFRTMSVGVDDGGLRDLIGRELRGEDTVVDGSSKLAGDSRVTAFGSFLRRSSLDELPQLLNVVRGDMALVGPRPCLEWEAQLFPEEFLPRFGVRPGLTGLWQVSGRSRLGTLDMLRLDLEYVRRRSLWVDLVILVRTVPALLGGNGAR, encoded by the coding sequence ATGACCCCGATCGCGACCGGGCGCTTCGCGCGGGTCCTCGACGTCCTGATCGCCCTCGTGCTCCTGATCCTGCTGGGCGTCCTGATGCTGCTCATCGTGGCCGCGATCCGGCTGGAGAGCCGCGGGCCCGCGTTGTTCCGCCAGCGGCGGGTCGGGCGGGGCGGCCGCCCCTTCACCATGCTCAAGTTCCGGACGATGTCGGTGGGCGTCGACGACGGCGGGCTGCGGGACCTGATCGGCCGCGAGCTCCGCGGCGAGGACACGGTCGTCGACGGCAGCTCCAAGCTCGCGGGCGACTCGCGGGTCACCGCGTTCGGCAGCTTCCTGCGCCGCTCCAGCCTGGACGAGCTGCCCCAGCTGCTCAACGTGGTCCGCGGCGACATGGCGCTGGTCGGGCCCCGGCCGTGCCTGGAGTGGGAGGCCCAGCTGTTCCCCGAGGAGTTCCTGCCCCGCTTCGGCGTGCGTCCCGGGCTCACCGGGCTGTGGCAGGTGAGCGGGCGCAGCCGGCTCGGCACGCTGGACATGCTCCGCCTCGACCTCGAGTACGTCCGGCGCCGCTCGCTCTGGGTGGACCTGGTCATCCTCGTCCGGACCGTGCCGGCCCTGCTGGGCGGGAACGGGGCCCGATGA
- a CDS encoding nucleotide sugar dehydrogenase: MPEPATAEGPDVVVVGQGYVGLPVALRAARVGRRVLGFDLDKDRVDKLRRGESFVDDVTDADLRTVIADGRFRAGDDAAELAGFSTAVVCVPTPLRDGAPDLGHIESAARLLAPHVTPGCCVVLESTTYPGTTEEVFAPILEAGSGLRAGPDFHLGYSPERIDPTNPRFGLVNTPKIVSGVDEASVRAVRAFYDLLVDETVLAGSVREAELAKLLENTFRHVNIALVNELAIYCHELGIDVWSVIDMAATKPFGFMRFTPGPGVGGHCLPIDPSYLSWQVRRALGRTFRFVEIANDVNDNMPGYVVARVAEHLNRRRLAVNGSRILLAGLTYKRNSGDVRSSPAILVARRLQALGADLHAVDPFLTAADVPEGVELVPCDAEQVAAADLVVVLTDHDELDWELLGSVPEHVLDTRNRLRGPAVDRL, encoded by the coding sequence GTGCCCGAACCCGCAACAGCCGAAGGCCCCGACGTCGTCGTGGTCGGGCAGGGGTACGTCGGCCTTCCGGTCGCCCTGCGGGCGGCCCGGGTGGGCCGCCGGGTCCTGGGCTTCGACCTCGACAAGGACCGGGTCGACAAGCTCCGGCGCGGGGAGAGCTTCGTCGACGACGTCACCGACGCGGACCTGCGCACGGTGATCGCCGACGGCCGGTTCCGGGCGGGCGACGACGCGGCCGAGCTGGCCGGGTTCTCCACGGCCGTGGTCTGCGTGCCGACCCCGCTGCGCGACGGCGCGCCGGACCTGGGGCACATCGAGAGTGCCGCGCGGCTGCTCGCACCGCACGTCACCCCGGGCTGCTGCGTGGTGCTCGAGTCCACGACCTACCCGGGCACGACGGAGGAGGTGTTCGCCCCGATCCTGGAGGCGGGTTCCGGCCTGCGTGCGGGGCCGGACTTCCACCTCGGCTACAGCCCCGAACGCATCGACCCGACGAACCCCCGGTTCGGGCTGGTGAACACGCCCAAGATCGTCTCAGGGGTCGACGAGGCCTCGGTCCGGGCCGTGCGGGCGTTCTACGACCTGCTCGTCGACGAGACCGTGCTCGCCGGCTCCGTGCGCGAGGCCGAGCTCGCGAAGCTGCTCGAGAACACCTTCCGGCACGTGAACATCGCGCTGGTCAACGAGCTGGCGATCTACTGCCACGAGCTCGGCATCGACGTCTGGTCGGTGATCGACATGGCCGCCACGAAGCCCTTCGGCTTCATGCGCTTCACCCCGGGCCCCGGCGTGGGCGGGCACTGCCTGCCGATCGACCCCTCGTACCTGTCCTGGCAGGTGCGCCGGGCGCTGGGCCGGACCTTCCGGTTCGTCGAGATCGCGAACGACGTCAACGACAACATGCCCGGCTACGTCGTCGCGCGCGTCGCCGAACACCTCAACCGCCGGCGGCTCGCGGTGAACGGCAGCCGGATCCTGCTGGCGGGGCTGACGTACAAGCGCAACTCCGGCGACGTCCGATCGTCCCCCGCGATCCTCGTCGCGCGGCGGCTGCAGGCTCTGGGCGCCGACCTGCACGCCGTCGACCCGTTCCTGACGGCGGCCGACGTGCCCGAGGGCGTCGAGCTGGTCCCGTGCGACGCGGAGCAGGTCGCGGCCGCGGATCTCGTCGTCGTGCTGACCGACCACGACGAGCTGGACTGGGAGCTGCTCGGCAGCGTGCCCGAGCACGTGCTGGACACCCGCAACCGGCTCCGCGGGCCCGCGGTGGACCGGCTCTGA
- a CDS encoding polysaccharide biosynthesis tyrosine autokinase, which yields MTVNDVLRVLRERRLLVVGCLLLGLLGATAATRLLPRDYSSQVTMYVSATATPAVTPAAPATPAAPAPAAQPGESAYQANQLAKDRMPSYVQLLSSDRITSAVIRTLALPTTPAELATRMTVTALPDTQVITAAVTDRSPEQAAAIANAVASEFTALVGQLQQPGTGEISVQIVQPAVPPTTSLALPAALTIGLGGVVGLLLGLVAAFFRNAVDTSVRSPGHLRDLTGAPTLGTVPAVRAVRKSPLVTAYDASAPLTEAFRKIRTALYFRGERDHDGAGGTVVAVTAAAAGEGSTTTACNIAIAAAGAGWTALVIDANLRTPKVSTLFGLDASPGLTDVLAGRSALGEALQSYRHEDVIVDVLAAGRVRKEDTGRVTSLLDLTEIVDEARRNYDLVVLDTPPMGPVADAAAVAPLTDGAVVVVRHGRTHSAAQVDGVVETLRAVGAPLIGSVLTMVPAAKRAARPRRPAPPVKTSTWTSSRRRNGTSAEVPAPRRNDSVPRDPVLTRNGRPRREPAADPDP from the coding sequence GTGACCGTCAATGATGTTCTCCGCGTTCTGCGCGAGCGCCGGCTGCTCGTCGTCGGCTGCCTCCTGCTGGGCCTGCTCGGGGCGACGGCGGCCACCAGGCTGCTGCCGCGGGACTACTCGTCACAGGTCACGATGTACGTCTCCGCGACGGCCACCCCCGCCGTGACGCCGGCCGCACCGGCGACCCCGGCCGCACCGGCGCCCGCGGCGCAGCCCGGCGAGTCGGCGTACCAGGCCAACCAGCTGGCCAAGGACCGGATGCCGTCGTACGTGCAGCTGCTCTCCAGCGACCGGATCACCAGTGCCGTGATCCGCACGCTCGCCCTGCCCACCACCCCCGCCGAGCTCGCCACGCGCATGACGGTGACGGCCCTGCCGGACACCCAGGTGATCACGGCGGCGGTCACGGACCGCTCACCGGAGCAGGCCGCCGCCATCGCCAACGCGGTGGCCAGCGAGTTCACCGCGCTCGTCGGGCAGCTGCAGCAACCCGGTACGGGCGAGATCAGCGTGCAGATCGTGCAACCGGCCGTGCCGCCGACGACGTCGCTCGCCCTGCCCGCCGCCCTGACGATCGGCCTGGGCGGCGTGGTGGGTCTGCTCCTCGGCCTCGTCGCGGCGTTCTTCCGCAACGCCGTCGACACCTCGGTGCGGTCCCCGGGCCACCTGCGCGACCTGACCGGGGCGCCGACGCTCGGGACCGTCCCGGCCGTGCGCGCCGTGCGGAAGTCGCCGCTGGTCACCGCGTACGACGCCAGCGCACCGCTCACGGAGGCGTTCCGGAAGATCCGGACGGCGCTGTACTTCCGGGGCGAGCGCGACCACGACGGCGCCGGCGGCACGGTCGTCGCGGTCACCGCCGCGGCGGCGGGCGAGGGCAGCACCACCACCGCGTGCAACATCGCGATCGCCGCGGCCGGTGCGGGCTGGACGGCACTCGTGATCGACGCCAACCTGCGGACCCCGAAGGTCTCGACCCTCTTCGGTCTCGACGCCTCGCCCGGCCTGACCGACGTGCTCGCCGGCCGTTCCGCACTCGGCGAGGCCCTGCAGTCCTACCGGCACGAGGACGTGATCGTCGACGTCCTGGCGGCGGGCAGGGTCCGCAAGGAGGACACCGGCCGGGTGACCAGCCTGCTGGACCTGACCGAGATCGTGGACGAGGCGCGCCGCAACTACGACCTCGTCGTGCTGGACACCCCGCCGATGGGCCCGGTCGCCGATGCCGCCGCCGTGGCCCCGCTGACCGACGGCGCCGTGGTGGTCGTGCGGCACGGCCGGACCCACTCTGCCGCGCAGGTCGACGGCGTCGTCGAGACCCTCCGCGCGGTGGGCGCCCCGCTGATCGGGTCCGTGCTCACGATGGTGCCCGCGGCGAAGCGGGCCGCCCGTCCGCGCAGGCCCGCGCCCCCGGTGAAGACCTCCACCTGGACGTCGTCCAGGAGGCGCAACGGGACCTCGGCCGAGGTTCCCGCGCCCCGTCGGAACGACTCCGTCCCGCGGGACCCCGTCCTCACGAGGAACGGCCGGCCGCGGCGGGAACCGGCCGCGGATCCCGACCCGTGA
- a CDS encoding FAD-dependent monooxygenase produces the protein MKITCVGGGPAGLYLAVLAARRDPRHRITVLERNPEGATSGWGVVFWDDLLDDLYRNDPVSAAALRRDAVLYQGQTVLLDGHPAAHLGGYGYSIGRRRLLEILTGRARELGVDVRFDTPADDAATAGADLVVAADGVSSGLRSRHAEAFGTAETVGRNSYIWLGTDKVFDTFTFAFAHTAAGWIWFHAYPCAEGISTCIVECAPEVRAGLGLDGPDPDAHIARLEQLFAGPLGGRRLLNRAPGQQPAPWMRFHEIRNTTWCRGRTVLVGDAAHTTHFSIGSGTKLALRDAIELAALLPSDTTRIDERLHTYDVRRRAALGPIQDAARRSMAWFEHVDAHLGPEPGAVDPVLFAYDLWRRRGQYPLWRYHLHLATQVATVRTARRAVGTVRRAVRERWRPHAPVGTR, from the coding sequence ATGAAGATCACCTGCGTCGGCGGCGGTCCGGCGGGGCTCTACCTCGCGGTGCTCGCGGCCCGGCGGGACCCGCGACACCGCATCACGGTCCTCGAGCGCAACCCCGAGGGCGCGACCAGCGGCTGGGGCGTCGTGTTCTGGGACGACCTGCTCGACGACCTCTACCGCAACGACCCCGTCAGCGCCGCGGCGCTGCGCCGGGACGCGGTGCTCTACCAGGGCCAGACCGTCCTGCTCGACGGCCACCCGGCCGCGCACCTCGGCGGCTACGGCTACAGCATCGGCCGGCGGCGGCTGCTCGAGATCCTGACCGGGCGCGCCCGGGAGCTCGGCGTCGACGTCCGGTTCGACACCCCGGCCGACGACGCCGCGACGGCCGGGGCCGACCTCGTCGTCGCCGCGGACGGGGTGTCCAGCGGGCTGCGGAGCCGGCACGCCGAGGCGTTCGGCACCGCGGAGACGGTGGGCCGCAACTCCTACATCTGGCTCGGCACCGACAAGGTCTTCGACACCTTCACCTTCGCGTTCGCCCACACCGCCGCCGGCTGGATCTGGTTCCACGCCTACCCTTGCGCGGAGGGGATCAGCACCTGCATCGTCGAGTGCGCCCCGGAGGTGCGCGCGGGCCTCGGACTCGACGGGCCCGATCCCGACGCGCACATCGCCCGGCTCGAACAACTCTTCGCCGGGCCCCTCGGCGGCCGGCGGCTGCTCAACCGCGCCCCGGGCCAGCAGCCCGCGCCGTGGATGCGGTTCCACGAGATCCGCAACACGACCTGGTGCCGCGGGCGCACCGTCCTCGTCGGCGACGCCGCCCACACCACGCACTTCAGCATCGGGTCGGGCACGAAACTGGCGCTGCGCGACGCCATCGAGCTCGCCGCGCTGCTCCCGTCGGACACCACCCGGATCGACGAGCGGCTGCACACCTACGACGTGCGCCGGCGGGCGGCGCTGGGCCCGATCCAGGACGCCGCCCGCCGGAGCATGGCTTGGTTCGAGCACGTCGATGCACACCTGGGACCGGAGCCCGGAGCGGTCGACCCGGTGCTCTTCGCCTACGACCTGTGGCGGCGCCGGGGGCAGTACCCGCTCTGGCGCTACCACCTGCACCTCGCGACGCAGGTCGCGACGGTGCGGACGGCGCGCCGTGCGGTGGGCACGGTCCGCCGGGCCGTCCGCGAGCGGTGGCGTCCGCACGCGCCCGTGGGGACGCGATGA
- a CDS encoding glycosyltransferase, with the protein MSTLFLATTGGHLTQLVALAERIPEDPDSFWVTHANEQSRSLLDGREVVYLPYVGVRDVPGVLRCVPVARDLLRRRDVTRVVSTGSGIALGFLPYLAAHGVECHYIESAARVGGPSLTGRLLRRVPRVHTYTQHRGWADAHWHYGGNGFDAYEAASCHRERAAGTPLRVVVTVGTAHEFPFRRLFVRLAALLGRGGELERAAGRRVEVLWQTGGTPVEDLRLDAVPFLPAADLAAALARADVVVSHAGTGSALASLEAGRFAVVVPREARLGEAGDDHQRQLARELDGRGLALHREVGGLGVEDLLATLATAVRRVSTVRAFELRT; encoded by the coding sequence ATGAGCACGCTGTTCCTCGCCACGACCGGGGGCCACCTGACCCAGCTGGTCGCCCTCGCCGAGCGCATCCCGGAGGACCCGGACAGCTTCTGGGTGACGCACGCCAACGAGCAGAGCCGCTCGCTGCTCGACGGCCGGGAGGTCGTCTACCTGCCCTACGTCGGGGTGCGCGACGTCCCCGGCGTCCTGCGCTGCGTCCCCGTCGCCCGGGACCTGCTGCGCCGGCGGGACGTCACGCGGGTGGTGTCGACCGGCTCCGGCATCGCCCTGGGGTTCCTGCCCTACCTCGCGGCCCACGGCGTGGAGTGTCACTACATCGAGAGCGCCGCCCGCGTGGGCGGGCCCTCGCTCACCGGCCGGCTGCTCCGCCGGGTGCCGCGGGTGCACACCTACACCCAGCACCGCGGCTGGGCCGACGCCCACTGGCACTACGGCGGCAACGGGTTCGACGCCTACGAGGCGGCCTCCTGCCACCGCGAACGGGCGGCCGGGACGCCGCTGCGGGTGGTGGTCACGGTCGGCACGGCACACGAGTTCCCCTTCCGCAGGCTGTTCGTCCGGCTGGCCGCGCTGCTCGGCCGGGGTGGCGAGCTCGAACGCGCGGCGGGCCGGCGGGTCGAGGTGCTGTGGCAGACCGGTGGCACGCCCGTGGAGGACCTGCGGCTCGACGCCGTCCCGTTCCTCCCGGCGGCGGACCTGGCGGCGGCGCTCGCCCGCGCGGACGTCGTCGTGAGCCACGCCGGGACGGGATCCGCGCTGGCCAGCCTCGAGGCCGGCCGGTTCGCCGTGGTGGTGCCGCGCGAGGCGCGGCTGGGCGAGGCGGGGGACGACCACCAGCGCCAGCTGGCCCGCGAGCTCGACGGGCGCGGGCTGGCCCTGCACCGGGAGGTCGGCGGCCTCGGTGTCGAGGACCTGCTCGCCACCCTGGCCACGGCGGTACGCCGGGTCTCGACGGTCCGGGCCTTCGAGCTGCGGACATGA
- a CDS encoding glycosyltransferase family 4 protein — translation MSAAKPAFDPSPRAPLAPRGVRSGAALPVVVHVGVHGDVPGGMAQVLAEYLAWPFEELRVRAMASTLGRGRRWSMWRAGVCALRLPLLRLSGTSNAVVVHLSSGGSFLREGALAAIARACGLPVGIHLHGSVFHRDAERRPRLVRAVLSRAHVVYVLSDEARRLVRASLGPGAPVRTVANGVEVPAEGPVKEPLVLFAGEVGPRKGVDVLWTAWTAVAATHPGWRLLVAGPVEPEIAALPLPPATELLGALPRAETLGVTARAAVAVLPSRHEALPMFLLEAMARGCATVGTPVGDVARLLDGCGALVPVDDADALATTLAGLIDDPAALAELGAAARERVRERYSAPVLVRMFEREWGLLLGARGGIAGGRRGARGVG, via the coding sequence ATGAGCGCCGCGAAGCCGGCGTTCGACCCGTCGCCCCGCGCCCCCCTCGCACCGCGCGGCGTGCGGTCGGGCGCGGCGCTGCCGGTCGTCGTGCACGTCGGCGTGCACGGGGACGTCCCGGGTGGGATGGCGCAGGTGCTCGCGGAGTACCTGGCGTGGCCGTTCGAGGAGCTGCGGGTCCGGGCCATGGCCTCGACGCTCGGCCGCGGGCGGCGGTGGTCGATGTGGCGGGCGGGGGTGTGCGCCCTGCGCCTCCCGCTGCTGCGGCTCTCGGGCACCTCGAACGCCGTGGTCGTGCATCTCTCGAGCGGCGGGTCGTTCCTCCGGGAGGGCGCCCTCGCCGCGATCGCGCGCGCATGCGGCCTCCCGGTGGGGATTCATCTGCACGGCAGCGTGTTCCACCGCGACGCCGAGCGCAGGCCGCGGCTCGTGCGAGCGGTGCTGAGCCGCGCGCACGTCGTCTACGTGCTCAGCGACGAGGCCCGGCGGCTGGTGCGGGCGTCCCTCGGGCCCGGCGCCCCGGTTCGGACGGTGGCGAACGGTGTCGAGGTGCCCGCGGAGGGCCCCGTGAAGGAACCCCTGGTGCTGTTCGCCGGCGAGGTCGGCCCGCGCAAGGGCGTGGACGTGCTGTGGACCGCCTGGACCGCGGTCGCCGCGACCCACCCGGGCTGGCGGTTGCTCGTCGCCGGGCCGGTCGAGCCGGAGATCGCGGCGCTGCCGCTCCCGCCGGCGACCGAGTTGCTGGGGGCGCTCCCCCGGGCGGAGACGCTCGGCGTCACCGCCCGGGCCGCCGTGGCCGTCCTGCCGTCGCGGCACGAGGCGCTGCCGATGTTCCTGCTCGAGGCGATGGCCCGCGGATGCGCGACGGTCGGAACCCCGGTCGGCGACGTGGCCCGGCTCCTCGACGGATGCGGCGCGCTCGTGCCGGTGGACGACGCCGACGCGCTGGCGACGACGCTCGCCGGCCTGATCGACGACCCGGCGGCGCTCGCCGAGCTGGGCGCCGCGGCGAGGGAACGGGTGCGGGAGCGGTACTCCGCGCCGGTGCTCGTCCGGATGTTCGAGCGCGAGTGGGGGCTGCTGCTCGGTGCCCGAGGCGGCATCGCCGGGGGGCGGCGCGGCGCGAGGGGGGTCGGCTGA
- a CDS encoding polysaccharide deacetylase family protein: MSALRERARSLRGLTVPATPPVLMYHFFGEPPATGDPERLFVGRDEFAAQLADLRSRGWRPLDLDGYLAAVAGAPTPRRSFLLTIDDGHESVVDVAAPMLAEAGVPSVLFVCPALLGDRARWSEHYPDEPLAGAERIAALPAQGMELGVHGLDHTRLAAVGPEVLRAQTADARSLLRSVTGVDARSFAYPFGTHDADSRRAVADAGFEVAFAVAREAGPFGVDRVYVRRGDPLPLFRFKLTVGYRMVSRVAGRVPRLRRWARFAIGAARGVRAGRPR, from the coding sequence GTGAGCGCGCTGCGGGAGCGGGCGCGCTCGCTGCGCGGGCTCACGGTCCCGGCCACCCCGCCGGTGCTCATGTACCACTTCTTCGGCGAGCCCCCGGCCACCGGCGACCCGGAACGGCTCTTCGTCGGCCGGGACGAGTTCGCCGCCCAGCTCGCGGACCTGCGCTCCCGCGGCTGGCGGCCGCTCGACCTCGACGGCTACCTCGCGGCGGTCGCCGGCGCGCCGACCCCGCGCCGCTCGTTCCTGCTGACGATCGACGACGGACACGAGTCCGTCGTGGACGTCGCGGCCCCGATGCTCGCCGAGGCGGGCGTGCCGTCCGTGCTGTTCGTCTGCCCCGCGCTGCTCGGCGACCGGGCGCGCTGGTCCGAGCACTACCCCGACGAGCCGCTGGCGGGTGCCGAACGGATCGCGGCCCTGCCCGCGCAGGGCATGGAACTGGGCGTCCACGGACTCGACCACACCCGCCTCGCCGCGGTCGGGCCCGAGGTCCTCCGGGCGCAGACCGCGGACGCGCGGTCCCTGCTGCGCAGCGTGACGGGCGTCGACGCCCGCTCCTTCGCCTACCCCTTCGGCACCCACGACGCCGACTCCCGCCGCGCCGTCGCCGACGCGGGTTTCGAGGTGGCGTTCGCCGTGGCCCGCGAGGCGGGCCCGTTCGGGGTGGACCGGGTCTACGTCCGCCGCGGGGACCCGCTGCCGCTGTTCCGGTTCAAGCTCACCGTCGGTTACCGGATGGTGTCCAGAGTGGCGGGACGAGTGCCGCGGCTGCGCCGCTGGGCCCGGTTCGCGATCGGCGCCGCGCGAGGTGTGCGGGCGGGGAGGCCCCGATGA
- a CDS encoding DegT/DnrJ/EryC1/StrS family aminotransferase, which yields MRAELDEAWHRTLGSGRFVGGPEVAAFEAEFAAYCEAANCVGVGNGTDALELVLEALGVGPGDEVVVPAATFVATAEAVVGVGAVPRFVDVDADTLLLDPAAVEAAIGPRTVAVVAVHLYGQMADLEALARVTDRYGLALVEDAAQAHGARLSGRRAGSVGVAAAFSFYPGKNLGALGDGGAVVTGDDALAARVRRAADHGRSDDDRHLHVVSGRNSRLDGLQAAVLRVKLRGLDAANAARVAAMAHYRAALPPGCVPLAVRPAADPVHHLAVVQVEDRAVTTRALTEAGIGWGLHYPVPCQRQPAFLRDGRPPVPLPVADAAARRVLSLPMSPTLTAEQVERVCAVLASVPALGGAA from the coding sequence ATGCGAGCCGAGCTCGACGAGGCCTGGCACCGCACGCTGGGCAGCGGTCGGTTCGTCGGCGGGCCGGAGGTCGCCGCGTTCGAGGCCGAGTTCGCCGCATACTGCGAGGCGGCGAACTGTGTCGGTGTCGGGAACGGGACGGACGCTCTCGAGCTGGTGCTGGAGGCGCTCGGGGTCGGCCCCGGTGACGAGGTCGTGGTCCCCGCGGCCACGTTCGTCGCGACCGCCGAGGCGGTCGTCGGGGTGGGGGCGGTGCCGCGCTTCGTCGATGTCGACGCGGACACGCTGCTGCTCGACCCGGCGGCGGTCGAGGCCGCGATCGGGCCCCGCACCGTGGCCGTCGTCGCGGTCCACCTGTACGGGCAGATGGCCGATCTGGAGGCGCTCGCGCGGGTGACCGACCGGTACGGCCTCGCGCTCGTGGAGGACGCGGCACAGGCGCACGGGGCGCGCCTGTCCGGGCGGCGGGCCGGCTCGGTCGGCGTCGCCGCCGCGTTCAGCTTCTATCCCGGCAAGAACCTGGGTGCCCTCGGCGACGGCGGCGCGGTCGTCACCGGGGACGACGCGCTCGCCGCCCGCGTCCGCCGGGCGGCGGACCACGGGCGGTCCGACGACGACCGGCACCTGCACGTGGTGTCCGGGCGCAACAGCCGGCTCGACGGTCTGCAGGCGGCGGTCCTCCGGGTGAAGCTGCGCGGGCTCGACGCCGCCAACGCGGCCCGGGTGGCGGCGATGGCGCACTACCGCGCCGCCCTGCCGCCCGGATGCGTGCCCCTCGCCGTCCGGCCCGCCGCCGACCCGGTACACCATCTGGCGGTCGTGCAGGTCGAGGACCGGGCGGTGACGACCCGGGCCCTCACCGAGGCGGGCATCGGCTGGGGCCTGCACTACCCGGTTCCCTGCCAGCGGCAGCCCGCGTTCCTGCGGGACGGCCGTCCCCCCGTGCCCCTGCCGGTCGCCGACGCGGCGGCCCGGCGGGTCCTCTCGCTCCCCATGTCGCCCACCCTCACCGCGGAACAGGTCGAACGGGTGTGCGCGGTGCTCGCGTCGGTCCCGGCGCTCGGCGGTGCCGCGTGA
- a CDS encoding GNAT family N-acetyltransferase translates to MTVLRTTPGPRLPVRETVEVDPRTDPAWERLVRTGPGSLFTSPPWLRAVCGAYGFTPHAVVARDGGGSPVGGLTWVPLDDPRGARTSSLPFSDRADPLCADEATWANLLDASGLAAPGAPPFALRCLDGSSAEADPRLRTTGRAAWHGTRLDTSPEELFARLDPSARRAVAKAGRSGVVVELRSDLGAVRTFHGLHVRLRKDKYRMLAPPLAFFERIWAEFAPDDHLVTALALVDGEAVAGALFLEWDGVLYYKFGASRHEHLAARPNDAVYWAGLGHGLGRGLELVDWGLSDLDQPGLVAFKRKWASAERSLLTLRAGEPDPGNAAFGATLAELTRLLTDASVPDPITEQAGALLYRWFC, encoded by the coding sequence ATGACCGTGTTGCGCACCACCCCCGGGCCCCGGCTCCCGGTGCGGGAGACGGTGGAGGTCGACCCGCGGACCGACCCGGCCTGGGAACGGTTGGTCCGCACCGGTCCGGGGAGCCTCTTCACCTCACCGCCGTGGCTCCGGGCCGTCTGCGGGGCCTACGGCTTCACGCCCCACGCGGTGGTGGCGCGCGACGGCGGGGGTTCGCCGGTCGGCGGTCTGACGTGGGTCCCGCTCGACGACCCCCGGGGCGCGCGGACCTCCAGCCTGCCGTTCTCGGACCGCGCGGACCCGCTGTGCGCCGACGAGGCGACGTGGGCGAACCTGCTCGACGCCTCCGGCCTCGCCGCACCCGGCGCGCCCCCGTTCGCCCTGCGCTGTCTCGACGGCTCGTCCGCGGAGGCCGATCCGCGGCTGCGCACCACCGGACGGGCGGCGTGGCACGGCACCCGGCTGGACACCTCGCCGGAGGAGCTGTTCGCGCGGCTCGACCCCTCGGCCCGGCGCGCCGTCGCCAAGGCGGGGCGCTCGGGCGTCGTCGTCGAGCTGCGGAGCGATCTCGGCGCGGTCCGCACCTTCCACGGCCTGCACGTGCGGCTGCGCAAGGACAAGTACCGCATGCTCGCCCCGCCGCTCGCCTTCTTCGAGCGGATCTGGGCCGAGTTCGCGCCGGACGACCACCTGGTCACCGCGCTGGCCCTGGTCGACGGCGAAGCGGTGGCCGGCGCGCTGTTCCTGGAGTGGGACGGCGTCCTCTACTACAAGTTCGGCGCCTCCCGGCACGAGCACCTCGCGGCCCGGCCCAACGACGCCGTCTACTGGGCGGGCCTCGGCCACGGCCTCGGGCGCGGGCTCGAACTCGTCGACTGGGGGCTCAGCGACCTCGACCAGCCGGGCCTGGTGGCCTTCAAACGGAAGTGGGCCTCCGCCGAGCGGAGCCTGCTCACCCTGCGCGCGGGGGAGCCGGACCCCGGGAACGCCGCGTTCGGGGCGACCCTGGCCGAGCTCACCCGGCTGCTCACCGACGCCTCGGTGCCGGACCCGATCACCGAACAGGCAGGCGCCCTGCTCTACCGCTGGTTCTGCTGA